The Triticum aestivum cultivar Chinese Spring chromosome 3A, IWGSC CS RefSeq v2.1, whole genome shotgun sequence genome includes a region encoding these proteins:
- the LOC123062184 gene encoding protein PLASTID TRANSCRIPTIONALLY ACTIVE 12, chloroplastic → MASCSHPWLFPGMSPPPAASTAVPVPSFCKSSKVFASLRQRRKAGSVAPTRTRRCTIRCVKDESIHFDPSKIEAPPYSSYFDSTSGQLEPASGARASIPGQEYWPEGTAARVRAARAPAPVGESAGTPSLGKKPGSRRKGYKGQVASASAAGGAETSGDDGEFIVATEVPLDDTLEETNDSLNEYVIYEAPKEESLSEYEMDKMMGRPHPFVDPAKAMLAEEPKSSEELWWNWRRKSEAEMWSRWQRRRPDVDTVFAKAMAETGQIKIFGDHPTRTEAALAKTRRYLHKEERLEAEQRRLEEIGPIAYYSEWVEAYKQKDTSWEAIQKHFEETGEDANTQLITMFQHQTAGEYRIMMGTDVRIQRDPLAMRMREDQIKQIWGGDPVYPTVNYVQDPDEVIDYRSPEFHEPTPEVVPYLMEHGIMITKEELDARLMEEEEDINQDITYIPEVKDPMATAVDIGEHSFNEDSDDEEEVDKAVTLPESLEDEEDGGDEAVEVEGKVSQNWSVLKTTGQDEKPKEKLKKDQMSLKDAINESENLTDFLMDFEEDE, encoded by the exons ATGGCGTCTTGCTCCCACCCTTGGCTCTTCCCAG GCATGTCGCCGCCGCCGGCTGCCTCCACCGCCGTGCCGGTTCCGAGCTTCTGCAAGTCCTCG AAGGTGTTTGCTAGTTTGCGTCAGCGGAGAAAGGCAGGGTCAGTCGCGCCGACCAGAACGCGGAGATGCACGATCAGGTGCGTCAAGGACGAGTCTATCCATTTTGACCCGTCGAAGATCGAAGCGCCACCGTACTCCAGTTATTTCGACTCCACATCTGGTCAGCTCGAGCCAGCGTCAGGTGCCCGGGCAAGCATACCTGGGCAGGAGTACTGGCCGGAGGGCACTGCAGCCCGCGTCCGTGCTGCCCGTGCACCTGCACCGGTCGGGGAGTCGGCCGGGACTCCGTCTCTTGGCAAGAAACCCGGGAGTAGGAGGAAAGGGTACAAGGGGCAGGTAGCGTCTGCATCAGCGGCGGGCGGTGCAGAGACCAGTGGAGATGACGGCGAGTTCATTGTGGCCACTGAGGTTCCACTAGATGATACATTGGAGGAAACAAATGATTCGCTGAATGAATATGTCATTTACGAGGCGCCCAAGGAGGAGAGTTTGAGCGAGTATGAGATGGACAAGATGATGGGGCGGCCACACCCATTTGTTGACCCAGCAAAGGCGATGTTGGCAGAGGAACCGAAATCGAGCGAGGAGCTCTGGTGGAATTGGAGGAGGAAGTCCGAGGCAGAAATGTGGTCAAGGTGGCAGAGGAGGCGCCCAGATGTTGACACG GTCTTTGCAAAGGCAATGGCCGAAACTGGGCAGATTAAAATATTTGGAGATCACCCTACAAGAACAGAAGCTGCTCTTGCCAAGACAAGAAGATATTTACACAAAGAGGAAAG GTTAGAAGCAGAACAGAGGAGACTAGAAGAAATAGGACCAATAGCATACTATTCAGAATGGGTAGAAGCATATAAGCAAAAGGACACATCATGGGAAGCCATTCAGAAGCACTTTGAGGAGACTGGTGAAGATGCAAATACTCAACTTATAACAATGTTTCAACACCAAACTGCTGGGGAATATCGTATCATGATGGGCACTGATGTTCGTATACAACGAGATCCTTTGGCAATGAGGATGCGTGAAGACCAGATTAAACAGa TTTGGGGTGGTGATCCTGTTTACCCGACTGTGAACTATGTTCAGGATCCTGATGAAGTGATTGACTACAGGAGTCCGGAATTTCATGAGCCTACCCCTGAAGTTGTACCTTATTTGATGGAG CATGGGATAATGATCACGAAAGAAGAACTGGATGCACGtttgatggaagaggaagaagacatCAATCAAGACATCACG TACATTCCTGAAGTCAAAGATCCCATGGCTACTGCTGTTGATATTGGAGAGCATTCT TTCaatgaagatagtgatgatgaggaggaggttgACAAAGCTGTCACACTGCCCGAGTCACTAGAG GATGAGGAAGATGGCGGGGATGAGGCTGTGGAAGTTGAAGGGAAAGTGAGTCAAAACTGGAGTGTTCTAAAGACTACTGGGCAGGACGAAAAACCAAAG GAAAAGTTAAAGAAAGATCAGATGTCACTTAAAGACGCTATTAATGAGTCCGAGAACCTTACTGATTTCCTTATGGACTTTGAAGAAGATGAGTAA